In Deinococcus proteolyticus MRP, a single genomic region encodes these proteins:
- the icd gene encoding NADP-dependent isocitrate dehydrogenase: MESKIKVPGQGEKITMQGETLNVPSHPIIPFVEGDGTGRDIWRASVRVLDAAVEKAYGGEKKIEWMEVYAGEKANEVYGEAIWLPDETVQAFKDYLVGIKGPLTTPVGGGIRSINVALRQELDLYACVRPVQYFQGVPSPVKRPEDIDMVIFRENTEDIYAGIEFKDGTPERDRLRDFLMNELGVNKIRFPDTTGLGVKTVSKEGTERLVRAAIQYAIDNGRKSVALVHKGNIMKFTEGSFRDWGYDLAKREFGGKEIDGGPWLELPNGIVIKDVIADNFLQQILLRPTDYDVVATLNLNGDYLSDALAAQVGGIGIAPGANINYKTGHAIFEATHGTAPKYADKDVINPSSVILSGEMMLRHLGWNEAADLILKALDKTIQDKTVTYDFARDMEGATQVKTSEFADNIIANMDSVK, encoded by the coding sequence CACCATGCAGGGTGAAACCCTCAATGTTCCTAGCCACCCCATCATCCCCTTCGTGGAGGGTGACGGCACCGGCCGCGACATCTGGCGCGCCAGCGTGCGCGTGCTGGACGCAGCCGTGGAAAAAGCCTACGGCGGCGAGAAGAAAATCGAGTGGATGGAAGTCTACGCTGGCGAGAAAGCCAACGAGGTGTACGGCGAAGCCATCTGGCTGCCTGACGAAACCGTGCAGGCGTTCAAGGACTACCTGGTGGGCATCAAGGGCCCGCTGACCACCCCCGTCGGCGGCGGCATCCGCTCCATCAACGTGGCGCTGCGCCAGGAGCTGGACCTGTACGCCTGCGTACGCCCCGTGCAGTACTTCCAGGGCGTGCCCAGCCCCGTGAAGCGCCCCGAAGACATCGACATGGTGATTTTCCGCGAGAACACCGAAGACATCTACGCGGGGATCGAGTTCAAAGACGGTACCCCCGAGCGTGACCGCCTGCGCGACTTCCTGATGAACGAACTGGGCGTGAACAAAATCCGCTTCCCCGACACCACCGGCCTTGGCGTGAAGACCGTGTCCAAGGAAGGCACCGAGCGTCTGGTGCGCGCCGCCATTCAGTACGCCATTGACAATGGCCGCAAGAGCGTGGCGTTGGTCCACAAGGGCAACATCATGAAGTTCACCGAAGGCTCCTTCCGTGACTGGGGCTACGACCTCGCCAAGCGCGAATTCGGCGGCAAGGAAATCGACGGCGGCCCCTGGCTGGAACTGCCGAACGGCATCGTCATCAAGGACGTGATTGCCGACAACTTCCTGCAGCAAATCCTGCTGCGCCCCACCGACTACGACGTGGTCGCCACCCTGAACCTGAACGGCGACTACCTCTCCGACGCGCTGGCCGCGCAGGTGGGCGGTATCGGTATCGCTCCCGGCGCCAACATCAACTACAAGACCGGCCACGCCATCTTCGAAGCGACCCACGGCACCGCGCCCAAGTACGCCGACAAAGATGTCATCAACCCCTCCAGCGTGATTCTCAGCGGCGAAATGATGCTGCGCCACCTCGGCTGGAACGAGGCCGCCGACCTGATTCTGAAGGCGCTGGACAAGACCATTCAGGACAAGACCGTGACCTACGACTTTGCCCGCGACATGGAAGGCGCGACGCAGGTGAAGACCAGCGAGTTCGCCGACAACATCATTGCGAACATGGACTCGGTAAAGTAA